A single window of Salvia splendens isolate huo1 chromosome 8, SspV2, whole genome shotgun sequence DNA harbors:
- the LOC121744847 gene encoding polyamine oxidase 2-like, translating to MDSGDNKFNRQLRSNLCDSSLERKLTNSPSVIVIGAGFAGITAARTLHDASFQVTLLESRNRIGGRVHTNYSFDFPIDLGASWLHGVGNENPLSSLIGRLGLPLYRTSGDNSVLYDHDLESYALYDMDGNQVPQDLVAKAGETFEAILRETDVIRQEFREDMSIQRAISIVFERRPDLRLEGVDHNVLQWYLCRMEGWFAADADTISLRGWDQEELLPGGHGLMVRGYLPVLNTLAKSLDIRLDHRVTKIVRGHSGVKITVDDGRVLVADAAVISVPLGVLKSNSIQFEPRLPDWKEEAIRDIGVGIENKIVLHFDKVFWPNVEFLGIVAETTYVCSYFLNLHKATGNRVLVYMPSGQFARDIEKMPDESAAKFALTQLQRMFPNASEPIQYLVSDWGTDANSLGSYSYDTVGKSHDLYERLRVPVDNLFFAGEATSIDYPGSAHGAYSTGLTAAQDCRMRVLECHGELDLFQPVMGEDVPVSVPLLISRI from the exons ATGGATTCGGGAGACAACAAGTTTAATCGTCAATTGCGATCTA ATCTTTGCGATTCAAGCTTGGAGAGGAAATTGACAAACTCTCCATCAGTTATCGTCATAGGTGCTGGTTTTGCCGGCATTACAGCTGCACGGACTCTTCATGATGCCTCGTTTCAG GTTACCTTGTTGGAGTCACGGAATAGAATTGGTGGCCGTGTTCATACCAATTATTCATTTGATTTTCCTATTGACTTGGGTGCATCATG GCTACATGGTGTTGGCAATGAGAACCCATTGTCTTCGCTCATTGGGAGATTGGGACTACCACTTTACCGGACCAGTGGGGACAACTCAGTTTTGTATGACCATGATTTAGAAAG CTATGCCCTTTATGACATGGATGGTAATCAAGTCCCTCAAGACTTAGTCGCAAAGGCTGGCGAAACATTTGAGGCCATCTTGAGAGAG aCTGATGTTATTAGACAGGAATTCAGAGAGGACATGTCCATCCAACGTGCCATCTCAATTGTTTTTGAGAGGAGGCCGGACCTAAG GTTGGAAGGAGTCGATCATAATGTGTTACAGTGGTACCTCTGCAGAATGGAAGGCTGGTTTGCTGCAGATGCTGATACTATCTCACTTAGAGGCTGGGATCAG GAAGAGTTGCTCCCTGGTGGACATGGGCTCATGGTCCGGGGTTATCTTCCTGTTTTAAATACTCTTGCTAAAAGTCTTGACATCCGCTTGGACCACAG AGTGACAAAAATAGTCAGAGGTCATAGTGGAGTTAAAATCACAGTAGATGATGGGAGAGTGCTTGTAGCAGATGCTGCTGTCATTTCTGTTCCTCTTGGTGTTCTGAAATCAAACAGCATCCAGTTTGAGCCGAGATTACCTGACTGGAAAGAAGAAGCAATCAGGGACATTGGAGTCGGGATTGAGAACAAGATAGTTTTGCATTTCGACAAGGTCTTTTGGCCAAACGTAGAGTTTTTGGGGATTGTTGCTGAAACTACTTACGTGTGCAGTTACTTTCTCAATCTGCACAAGGCCACAGGGAATCGGGTCCTCGTTTACATGCCGTCTGGGCAATTTGCCCGTGACATCGAGAAAATGCCTGACGAGTCTGCTGCAAAGTTTGCTCTTACACAACTTCAACGGATGTTTCCAAATGCTTCTGAACCG ATCCAGTACCTCGTTTCCGATTGGGGGACAGATGCAAATTCATTGGGCTCCTATAGCTATGATACAGTAGGCAAATCCCATGATCTGTATGAGAGGCTGAGGGTCCCTGTTGACAACCTCTTTTTTGCTGGTGAAGCAACAAGCATAGATTATCCAGGATCCGCCCATGGTGCATACTCTACTGGTTTGACTGCCGCTCAAGACTGCAGGATGCGCGTCTTGGAGTGCCACGGAGAGTTAGATCTCTTCCAGCCTGTCATGGGCGAGGATGTTCCAGTGTCAGTTCCATTATTGATATCGCGTATATAA